In Salvelinus namaycush isolate Seneca chromosome 17, SaNama_1.0, whole genome shotgun sequence, one genomic interval encodes:
- the LOC120062594 gene encoding basic proline-rich protein-like translates to PPPTPPPLTPPPPTPPPLTPPPLTPPPPTPPPLTPPPLTPPPPTPPTPPPPTPPPPTPPPPTPPPPPPPTPPPPLPPPPPPPPPPPPLTPPPPPLTPPPPPPPPPTPPPPLTPPPPTPPPLTPPPPTPPPPTPPPLTPPPPTPPPPPPPLTPPPPPLTPPPPLTPPPPTPPPPTPPPPLTPPPPTPPPPTPPPPPPPPPPPPPPPPPPTPPPPTPPPPLTPPPPPLTPPPPTPPPPTPPPLTPPPPTPPPPTPPPLTPPPPTPPPPPPPLTPPPPPLTPPPPPPPPPPTPPPPTPPPPTPPPPTPPPPTPPPPTPPPPTPPPPTPPPPPPPPPLTPPPLTPPPPTPPPPTPPPPPPTPPPPTPPPPTPPPLTPPPPTPPPPTPPPPPPP, encoded by the exons ccaccaccaacaccaccacccctaacaccaccaccaccaacaccaccacccctaacaccaccacccctaacaccaccaccaccaacaccaccacccctaacaccaccacccctaacaccaccaccaccaacaccaccaacaccaccac caccaacaccaccaccaccaacaccaccaccaccaacaccaccaccaccaccaccaccaacaccaccaccaccactaccaccaccacccccacccc caccaccaccaccacccctaacaccaccaccaccacccctaacaccaccaccaccaccaccaccaccaccaacaccaccaccacccctaacaccaccaccaccaacaccaccacccctaacaccaccaccaccaacaccaccaccaccaacaccaccacccctaacaccaccaccaccaacaccaccaccaccaccaccacccctaacaccaccaccaccacccctaacaccaccaccacccctaacaccaccaccaccaacaccaccaccaccaacaccaccaccacccctaacaccaccaccaccaacaccaccaccaccaacaccaccaccaccac caccaccaccaccaccaccaccaccaccaccaccaccaccaacaccaccaccaccaacaccaccaccacccctaacaccaccaccaccacccctaacaccaccaccaccaacaccaccaccaccaacaccaccacccctaacaccaccaccaccaacaccaccaccaccaacaccaccacccctaacaccaccaccaccaacaccaccaccaccaccaccacccctaacaccaccaccaccacccctaacaccaccaccaccacccc caccaccaccaccaacaccaccaccaccaacaccaccacccccaacaccaccaccaccaacaccaccaccaccaacaccaccacccccaacaccaccaccaccaacaccaccaccaccaacaccaccaccaccaccaccaccaccacccctaacaccaccaccactaacaccaccaccaccaacaccaccaccaccaacaccaccaccaccacccccaacaccaccaccaccaacaccaccaccaccaacaccaccacccctaacaccaccaccaccaacaccaccaccaccaacaccaccaccaccaccaccacca